The Euphorbia lathyris chromosome 4, ddEupLath1.1, whole genome shotgun sequence genomic interval ATTTGGCTGGCATCGAGTATGTTGAAGACATCTACCGATTCTATAAGACAGTTGAGGTATGTACATCTTCTTCGAATTTAGTTAAACAAGCAAGCCTATAAGAATCGACACGCCTAAACCTTTGTAATTTCTATTTGAAAATGAGAGTAGGCCTCATAGTTACATGGAATCACATCCTAAAATCAATGAGAGGATGAGGGCAATTCTGATAGACTGGTTGGTGGATGTTCATCAGAGATTTGAGCTCTCACCATAGACGTTTTATCTGATTATGTCGACCGGTTCCTATGTGTGAAGGCTGTTCCAAGAAGGGAACTACAATTGGTGGGCATAAGAATTGCTGCAAAATACGAGGAAATCTGGCCCCTAGAGGTCAATGATTTGGTATACATATCTGATAGAGCATATAGCCATGGGCAAGTTCTCGTGATGGAGAAAACTATCCTTGGAAAGCTGAAATGGACTATTACAGTGCCTACACATTTTGTattcatatttttatatttattttttctttattttatttatagttaGACTTCATTCTCTTAACAGGTGCCATATGTTGATGCAAAAGTTTCTTCTGCCCATATATTTCTTGCTCTGGTTACTCTTGGCTTTGATCAAAATTTGGATGTAAAGTATGATATATGCATTTGGAGTTGTTGGGCAACAATTTAAATGATATGGTATAGGTATGTTTACCCTTAAGCTGCATTTACAATTTTGAAGGAGCAGTTTATATGCTTAACTCATCAAATTGTGGTATTTCAGATTGTTGATAAAATCCTCGTTGAAATGGAAGCTTTGCTTGAAGATAGATCCCATGGAGCTACTATTGGTGCCGTCCACGCACTACTGGTTGACAGACAGAGTTAGAGACTATTCTTAACTAAGCTTGACCGAATCAATTTCAGGATCgtgttaaatattattttcattttctattGAGATAGTGGGGAAAAAGTTGTTTATTATGTACCCTTCTTAAGTCAAATATCATAGAGatgtttttcaataaaattgttGTACCCTTATCAGGTCAAATATCATAGAGatgtttttcaataaaattgttATAATATTCATTCGAAACGTTTATTTATGAAAATGTTGTTATATCAAGGACATAATAATATGAAATTGTTATAATTTTGAGATGATATTTCAGCTGCAAAATGTCGTTGAATTTGAGACGTAATGAATTTTTATGTAGTTAAAACTAGacgtttttttaattaaatgtcgTCAATTTGGGACGCTTTTAAATTAAAGTCCGCGGTATTCAAGACACTATTAATATTTTCTGAAGCGAAATAACGACATAACAAATATTATGTGTCGTTTACTTTGCGGCCCTTTATTAAAACGTAGTGGGAGTTTctgaaattgaaaataaataatattaaaaaaaatacgacgCTAAAAATGTAAGCATTGGAAACATAACAATGCTTGTATGAGGTATGTCGTTTGGATTGAATTTACCTACACAATGTCTTATGCGTCGTTAAATTTAACGACACACGATTTAACAACACTTATGGCGACGCTTTGAAAAGCGTGGGTAAGCATTTAGAGACGCCGAAATCGTCGTTAAACCTTAAATTTTAGCGTCGTAATAGACcatttttttgtagtgaaattagagttttacataacatctatgaattttacgtaaatcttttattttaagacGTAAGGTTTGACaaaatttacataaccttgttattttaggagaaaaaatccacaaaccttgtgaaaattagagttctacgtaaaacctttgaactttacatgAATTTTgctatttttagatataaattacgtatagtttgactaaacctacgtaacctttttattttaggagaaaaaaattcacaaacctcgtgaaaattagagttttacgtaaaacctatgaattttacgtaaatcttttatttttagacataatttacatatggtatgactaaatttatgtaacattgttattttaggagaaacaattcacaaaccttgtgaaaattagaattttacgtaaaacctttgaactttacgtaaatcttttatttttagatatgatttacgtatagtttgactaaatttatataacctttttattttaggagaaaacaattcacaaaccttgtgaaaatagagttttacgtaaaacatatGAAATCAGTAAGTTGAGATGGTagacgatgaaatcagcctcattagaattaacccttttctttaccttattttctcttttttcatcCACTCCAGGAAGCCCATTTGaccctatatttttgtagtttatagatttttctttcgttctaacccaaattttttgcaaaccatcatttggtttgctacttaaccctaagtttttgcaaagctcacatcgagcctttgtcgtttctagcgctttatctttgtttatggcattatagtagcaagccaaaaggctaagaagtgaatgagcatcactatcccaaaaagaaaagaaaaaagagaaaagggaaaaagagaaaaagagaaaaagaaaagaaaagaaaagagacgaacaaaaaggggagaacttcattcaccaattcttaaaataaaaaacgtctcaagaaaacatcccaaaaagagaatAGTGAATAagtaaaaagctcagtcacttcatactcgctaaagccattttaactttgtttttctagcgctagaactattaacccttctTGTACCTTTAACCCCCTAACCACATTataaccccaattagaggctgtttttgatatcttcagagtcatatagcatagtagaggaactcggatgaacgtgcaaaatcaacgtaatcctaagcaagaacataagccgagagtaaacactttagccaccaaaattgtgtgaatgagtgaactacctatggtgaggtgttttacttagcgatcccctcaagctcgtttaattgaacatgtgtccttctgcttaaaactatgacctatgataattgaaatgcggcttttggatatcgtgtctctactttgtatttccgaatgcatgtaattacagatgctcgaaattgtgtcaagcacctagtcaaatcgggaggttttctagcttgcttgtgattgcgggtttagttttcagccctcaaggaaaaataacgaagtttagattcgaaggaggttcacggttttaggtcctaaacatgcaaaacataaataaaacccgaaaacacaaaactaaactagacacgacgcaacaaaaatttaaaaattatacaaatttttgtaagtttgtctacccctcctcctcacacttaaatcatgcaataagttccaacattgcatataaaacaataaaacacatgtgaaagaagttagggtggagaagacaacttactaaccaaagttaaaaacagaaatctataattgaattaaaaagaaaaacaaacctagaaaaagtttaatccaaacttgggttgcctcccaagaagcgctactttatagtcggtcagctcgacatggagttccttcctaggtgtaagcttctactcgcgttaggaactcgaactcctttagaaataacccgtacctacaaaacggattaagagcctcaaataagtttaatgaaagtaggaggccgaatttaaacatattatgaaaaagtttggtttgctcccttttggattctcttggtaggtcgaagagaatgaaaacttctgaacaaggagtaaatccaaacttttcgaacttttgaggaaaaggtagttgatatacacaagcttcgatttgatcatttatttctatcacatgatttagaatttcagattttgaaccggggttgcttaccgcttccggttcctcacttaccttgagtgatgcatgtgacagtgggcttggttctacctttttgtcattcctcaaggagatggcttgagctgattccctttgtgggatttctatgttttccttaatgcctgggagagcatatcgggtgctcttgcatctcatggtttatttgagccaattggttgctcaagtccttgcaaacctcctcgttgattgtaagtcgggctgatattcctttcaaaagggacatcacctcatctcgtgagctagagggttgtggaggaacttggcttgcttgttcataagggaacattcccaattcatttttcctatgctcattaacaaacctatttggaggcctcaacatgttagggttcccgtaggacagatttgagtgttgaggtctcctccaatcactatcaTAAAAGCTGTAAAAATTGggattagaattatacctttggtgattacccacaaaacttacactttcattggtgttgaggctcagtttcgccatcaagatatccattttcttatttaactcggccatggagggattgggagcctcattctccaggacatgaatgtattgtcttgatgggatagtaaacttttgagcttgccactcgactctttcttgctaattcattgatcagagaacgctgataaaaagtaaagttctagcacaaaagttgataagtaaaagtatacagttatgaacaaaatacaaaagatatgaacaagtatagaagttataaagaattatatataaacaagtataaacgatataaacaaaggatattcacaaaagaatgcctaaactaacaaatcaacctttggttcgatattgcagaagaaataaatccccggcaacggcgccaaaaagctaagttgaattatactaatcctagctaagttaactgattctaactaaattattctatgcctaattaagttactctacccctaattaagttaaactactcctaattgatctttcactaatgcaattatccgaagaaacatggtatgaacgattattaggtctattgaataaaagcctaatctgagtcacttgtattcaaggcgattaaccctacttaccctcctgaagttcctagcgcgtgattccctaaggccgaaactaggtctaaggctcagtaaattggcgcttaatcaactaagaggtcgtcaatctcctaggctctgactaggtcagattcagctcgcaatatgtgcctactagattttggggcttttgaatgagttaaaccaattgaataaagcgtaagacagagattagacaaataatcatagaacaaaacaagagctaaattattattaaaggcgaagataaatgtcacaagatatgaagtccaaatatgatttttatgatacaaaatgatttatggttatgaaataatttggaatttgattgtgaaaggaaactTGAGCACAAtatgtttttatgattttatatccatcgagagttatccggatcggtggttttatatttgaagactatgttcagtgagggacatggcatgtgtacacagtttgaagacctattgggtatggcagcgaagtgttgggtaagaccatatgggataggcaatgttaagagacgtctcgactatatatatggttatggattgatagttgaggggagaaactcgaggatggatacaatgttttaagttcatttggattatgttttcggttttgattgattttgatataaggttttaagtttgattgaatacgatttggtttgataaaacacgtatttgattacaagttggtttgataaaacatttatttgattgtgaattggtttgataaaattatatgaactttggttttgagtatattttataaggttttaattaaatccttttctaaaggtatatatgtagctatgttaagtaaagttggtttttatggttgatagtttcttactgagatttttgtctcacatttttaaacgttttaatgtttttaggtgataaagtatAGGATATATAGAGAAGGTACCGACCAATTAGGCGAGGTTGGAGACTcataagtattgattatgatctttctatttcacgcccgatgccaattgaggtcgtttagggtcgggtgcgACATTATCAACTCATTTTAACTttattgacacgttgattgattcgctaataacttaattgtatatttcactttaatactatataatttaatatatataaaaatcgttttttatcaaaacgaatcaaaacaaatagaCGTTTCATCAAAAcaaatcaaatcgaacaacgtttcatcaaatCAATTCGTAAACAAATAAACGTGTTATCAACCCAATTCTtaaacaaataaacgttttatcaaccCAACTTGTAAACAAATAAActgctttaacaaaccaactcgtaataaAATAGATCGCTTTAataaaccaactcgtattcaatcaaacgtaaaacaaATCAAACGTGAAAtttgtgtgtccatcctcgaattccacccttgtagcttatcataacatcaatcatatcaataatcgagatatctcattcatatctcgccttgcctaatgttaggactaccagccttGCACTTTGGTCATACCGCCCTTaagtatggtcttacaactacTAACCCTACCCCGGGCATTCCTAGATTGacaaaacattttatttatctttaaaaCTATCACAACTCATGAAAATCATTCAAAGTAATAACAACCGCAATaactttctcaatccaaaaacaattcgtataagatcatcaaattcattttttagaccaaaattccaaaataccacaataataaataattattcttcaaataatcaaaatcGAGAGTATGCATTTATTTCAAATAATCGAAATCTAAAGTATATAAatagtttaaacaatttaatcaaAGTATTCAAAGCAACTCAAATATTATATAATCAGAACATCTATGTTTGTTACCAAAATTGTAACATGTAACGCTAACTGAGTATTGTTATTTTAGACCGAATATACCGTTAGACTTATTATATTATCACAAGTCTATTCGTACTAATTTTTATCCTCAAATTCGTTGTCACTGTCTGAATCTATAAATATTCGAATTTTGACCATTTAAACTGACATCGTTAATTCCAaccgaaggttcagttagactcgtgacaTTGCTAGAAATCTATCTGTACAAATTTTTATCttcaatttatttatattattattattatttttcaatatatataaaaattcagaaagtaataatttaataattaaatagcGTCAAATCTTTTCGTGTCCGAAACTAAAATACGTAATTGTTAACTATCTAACTCGAActtaaataaagataaaaccATATTACATAAAACAATATTACCTCATTAACATACAAATCTGTCCACCTGAGACACCTTACTTAAACTCGAACTTGATCGTTTGTTATCAAAAACTTTAATCAAATCTTTTTAATATCTCTAAAACCTTTTTATtccataatatatataatatgtctTTTAAGTAGGTCTCTTTTTTAATACTTAAGATTTTTCTTCCTTTCTCAAGTATATATGAATCCTTAAGTATACATGTCgcaatttaaaaacaaattagTAAGCCATGTGTCAACATTATATTAAGAATACCATGATATAGGACACATGATTTATACttgttaaatatatatatatatatatatatatatatatatatatatatttataatttattcttataattcatgttaatattataatcaaatttaGATATGATGTAATCaaatactaattaattttaGATAAGTGTTTGAATATGTGTCAAATAGATAAAAGTTTGAATATGGTATATATAACAATTCACAACATATTcatgattaataataataatattattattattattatacttttaatttatgtattattcttatatataaaataatataaatttcatTAGTTTCCAGTATAACTTACGGTGGTGGATATGAATTATAGTTTGAAAAATAACATTTTGgtccttttaatttataaattttttcaaaatttacccaaaacttttaatttacatttaaaaacattatattaaactcaataatatatttatcatcataattaattaatactttaaaatatatacattaTAATCTATATCGGGATATTGAAACTTTTGGGCACGGTCGTAACAAGTAGCATTCtagtttttattgatttttaaactCAAAACGACGTAATTTCAGTGTTCTCAACATAAGGAACTGTTCTCATCTAAGAGAAGGGTTCTTATAAGAgccctcctctctctctctctctctctctctctctctctctctctctctctctctctctctctctctctctctctctctctctctctctctctctctctctctctctctctctatatatatatatatatatatatatatatatatatatatatatatatatatatatatatatacacctCATCGAAAATTATTCGGTTGAATAGTTTCAAACCTTCTTTACTGAacccattttgaaccaacagaTTTATTATTACAGTCCATATCAAACAGTCACACTTTCTGATTAATGATATTGATAGTTTAAAATCCTAATTAACTTTGAAGCTTTAGCTTGGGAAGCCAAACGTGTGTTATgcatatttaaattaaataataagtaATTAACATCAAATATTAATTACTTAAAAACTATATTCAATTTATCtaaaggataaggtgcaaaactACCCTCAATATTGATaaccagaagcaattttacctttaacgtctaaaatagtgcaattttacctttaacattagtaaattgggtcaattttagacattattataaaatataaatattttgtttttttttattctatatCAGTTGCATTTCAGTTGgttcttaaaaaaattcacgttttttttataatataataatataatttgatattaatatttttaaattcaacgaaatattttgatttcaacATAGTTTTTTTCAACATCTATTAATATATTTGTGATCTATTACTATGAGtaaaaataatgtaaatttaaaatgtaggtgaaaaaaattaatcacAGAGAAgacaatttaataaataatttctgaaattgacacaACTTGTCAACGTTCTTGACTTCCAATGTTAGATGTTGGGGTAAAACTCTTCATGGATATCAATGctagaggttttttttttttttttttttgcacattatccctTTATTTAATAAGAAGTatacatttatattttttatcttaaaataaatattattgaatttttttaattagattaaatattataaatagaaTTATTGATATAATTAATACATTTGAAACAAGAACAATACAATAATGGGTCTCACTCTCAATGATCACATTGCACTTCACACCTTGCACCAAACAATGAGCGCGAAAGAGTTGGTGTCGCTGGTTTTCTTCAAATAGGTTAGAGACTAATAATTGTCTCACCACATGGACTGCGTGATCATCATCATGATCTTCATCATCCTTATCTTCAATCGGTTCGTAGAACACATCATCAAGTGGTAAGAATCGTCTTTTAGCATTGATTTCATCAGTATCCAAGATCGTATTGGTttccttcctcctttttttttgtttttctttcacgTGGTTCCACCAAACTGATGCATCACCCTTTAACCGATATTCAACAAGCTGATCCTTCATTTCTTCTGGTATTCTAGCATACTCGAAGAACCTTTCAACCTCTTGTAACCATTCAAGAAACCCTTAAATATCAAGTTCACCCCCTAATAAGGGTAAAGAGATCTTCAACTTGAAAGCATCACCTCTCTAAATTTTTCCCCATATCCTCCTCCCACATTTGCATTCTCCATATATGGATCTTCCCCAACATAATTTCTCCCTCAATGATTGTCACATCTGTGtccctaattttaattattatatcctaatattatgttacattatatttatttattaattggaGAGTTAATCGAGTATTATGGTTATAGTTTTGAGAccaatttcatgattttagaagaaattaaaagtttagggtaagttaaaagaaatta includes:
- the LOC136227011 gene encoding G2/mitotic-specific cyclin-1-like, with translation MELQLSSRKKGTDLYFSPDCSSKKACGIAFKPKEDIVDIYAADTNNDLAGIEYVEDIYRFYKTVEVPYVDAKVSSAHIFLALVTLGFDQNLDVKYDICIWSCWATI